The genomic DNA AGGACATTTGTTGAGGATATTAAATTGGTATTCCTGCTTTCGCTAGCTTTCATCTTCCCTTAGCTGGCAGTTGATCTACGAGCCAGAAGCTGGCATATTCTTCTCTTCcatctattttttttcctttcattttctttttcttcacttCCCTCTGAGATCAGAAAATTCACCAGAATCGTTCCCAGGATTCACAATAGCTGTGATTAACTAGAAGTACAGAAATTAAATCAAACCTATTTTGTTTCTTAATGATGTTGAAACTTTAACTTTGGTTACATGATTTGTCAACAAACTGAAAGTGGCCATTATCTacgtttctctctctctctctttcgcAAAAACTGCAGAAGCCAAATATTGATTTTAAATCAGATTGAGTCTGATAAACTCAAAGCACGTTTTCAATGCAAATAGGAAGCCAGACTGCACAAGTTGGGTAGAAAACAAAGTAACAGTCTAAAATGCTAAAACTAAATTTTGGTAATGATTCCTTTCGTCAAGTTCAAATTCCCTTCCTCCAGAAACTTTCAGCATCTAACTTCAACAGCTAGAAATCTGTTTCTTTAGCTTCTTTATGCATATCAAGGTGTCAGAAGCACAATATCAAGGCTAATGGCCAAGTCTAAAGCACAACTAGTTTACAAAGTTTAGGACATTCTACAGGAACATAGCAtaacaaaactcttcaaaaacaagcaGGAGCAAACTCATATATCTAtatggaaaaaatgaaaaaaaaaggaaaagaaaaaagaggaataAAAACCACAAAAATTAAAATCCTCATGCTTACCAACCTCTGAGTAGTTAATACACATATTCTACACAACATGACCACAATAGCATACCGAATTATTGGCaattcaaaataaagaaaaggaaaaagaaagtgtCGGGCCATTCCGCTATTTGATTTCAGAAAAGAAAATTAGTACTCTCGCTGGAATACAGAACAGGAATAGAAAAGTGTACCTGGCATGCATGCTTGTGCTCAGCTGGTTGAAAGGATCACACAAATCTGTAGCCATATTGaagaaaatttcagaaattggGACGATGGATCataaaaattatgaaatattgAAGGAACTAAGAACATCAGAATAGTATatagaaataaatatatttgatAGACAATGTTGAATTCATATATGCATGtctaatcaaatcaaataattaATTGGAAATCTCCAGAAATTGCGTTGAGAAGCACGAAAAGTTATAGCATTGAACTGATTGAACATATACAAATAGAACATCCAAGAAAATATATCTAACCTAATAAGTGGAACCACACTCTGCTTTTGCAAAATGTGATGAGAGGAGATCGACTCTCTTTCTGAGTTGGCACTTAGAAGAAAACGTGGACCATCACCAATTCCGTGCAGCATCAACAATCTTTAGATCCTTATTTCCCATATCCATCTGTTCTTGCTGAATTTGCTTCACAGAATTTACTGCAGACTCAGGACACCATATTACCTCAATCATGTCAAGAGTGAGGGCTTCCCCTAAACAAGAAGGGACATCTTCCAGCCATTCACACATAGTCAAAACCAATTTCTCAAGACAGCAAAAATTATCAGAAGAGGCGGTCCACCAGCGAAAGTCCAACTGTGACAATTTCAAGAATCGGAGGTTTTGGAACTCCCCTTCTTGCATTTCCCACTTTTCCCCCACAAAGGAATCACAGCCTAATTTAAGGACTTCAAGGTTGGGCAGCTttccaattgctgaaattttacTCCATGGCTGACGATTATTTGAGAGAGTcaactttctcaaattcaatGGGAATTCAAACTCATATCCTTTAAAACTGCTCATCTTAAGTGATTCTAATCGACTTAAGTGGTCCAGCACGAGAATCCCATCATGTACTCTGTCATGGACATGCACGCATTTTAGCCTGCAGATGCTCGGAAACTTTGTCAGTATCTTTTGCAAGCTTTGAGGAGAGGAAGTAATTGCAAGGGTTAAAGTGTCTAAATGTTCTAAATCTGGTGAGCCTTCAAGATTGTCAATGCGAAATTGGAAACCAGCTTCAAAGGGTCCAGATACGACAAGATGCCTCAATGTTTTAATGGTCCAGATAGTGTTTGGTAACAAAATGCACCCTCCACGGGGTTTTATTATGACAAATGTTTCTAATCTCGAGAGCTTGGCTATTGCAGATGGGATACCAGCTTTACTGTCCAATCTAATGTTCAAGTACCTCAAGTGAACAAAGAATACTACTACTTCCTCTGAAAAAAAAGCCAAATTGTAACCCAAATCCAACACTCTAATAAGTTTAGATGATAGAAGTTTGAACCAAATTTCACCCAGTTCCGCTTCCTCATAAACATCAAAGAAGAGCAAAGAacgcaaattggggaaaaataGCATTGACTTTTTGAGTCCCTGACTCGTAGTAGGGTAAATAGCTAGTCGGTGGGGGTTACACTGTCCAATAAAAGTAAGATGATCATCCCCATGTGAAATTTGTAGAAAACTTTCTTCTCTTGCTTTTGCCACACAAAACTCACGTACCAAATCATGAACTCGGCAAACTTTGATCCCACCTAAAGATCTTTGTTTGGTAGCCATAACTAGACTTCTCCCAATCAAATCCATCAAATAGTCATCCGCCACGTCCTCTAAACTCTTTCCTTCAGTTTTTTGCACGAATCCTTCAGCCATCCAAAGCCATAACAACTTTCTGACAGGAATGTCTTTATCTTCTTGAGATGCACCAAAATAAAGAAGGCATGGCTTCAAATAATCTGGTAAATAATTGTAACTGTGCTCAATTGTCTTCATGCAGTGCTCATCGTCAGCAAAAATGCTAGACCTTAGACGTCTTGCAACTTCTTCCCAGCAATCTTGCTCAGTAGTAGCGAGAATTCCAGCAACGAGGACAATGGTGAGAGGTAGGCCCTTGCAGTCTTTTGCTACGTGCTGTACAACTTCCCTTAATGCTGGAGGACAATAATCTTCTTTGGCAAATAGCTTCTTCTGCAGCAATTCAAAACTCTCCTTATCGGTAAGTGGGCGAAGATGGTGGGGCTGGCTATCAGGTTTAATTTGCAATGATAAATTCTGAAATCTGCTGGTTAAGAGTATCCTGCTTCCATTGCAGTCATCTGGGAATGAGTGTTTCAACAAATTCCACCCTTCAATATCCCAAACATCATCCAAAACAATGACATACCTCTTCCTTTTCAAACGCTGATACAACGTTTGagccaaatcatcttcattcatCTCATGGCATTGGTCAGAACTGTTAGAATCAATAACACTCAAAATCTGCAGTAACAAATTGTGCTTGCTATATACTTGAGAAACAGTACACCAAGCAAGAATTTGGAAGTGGAACTTTATTGAAGTATCACCATACACATTATTGGCTAAAGTTGTCTTACCAAGCCCAGGCATACCTACGATGGCAACAACATCCAACTGGCTTGATCCTCTCGTAAGTCTATCAATTATACTTTCTACCTCATCATCGAGACCTACCAGAGCTTCATTAAACGTTGGAGCAGTAACTTGTGCCGGCATGTGAATGGTAATCTTGGTTAGCCTCTGGGTTTCAACATCATATCTTATGCTATCATAGATCTCTTCAGCCTCTATCTTCACAAGCTTGATATCTCTAGCAATAGCATCCAAACAATGTTCATGTTGATCACCAGCCAGTGCAAAGTCAACTTCTAGTTCTACACTGTAAGCAACCTTCATGACACGACTCCAAAGAGCTTGGAGTTTTTCATTTCGTTTGCGCTGCTCTACAACATTTCCTAGAAAAGATCTTAAGAAGACAAGATCTTCTAGGATGGTGCGTATTTGATCGTTTGGGAAAGCAATTGAAGCAGCTGTAGAGCTTGCTAGTTCCTTGAGAGTTTCTAGAAGAGAATCAAGAGAGCCGAGTTCATTAGTCCTAGGGAAAGtaagtgatgatgatgatggtgcTGAATAAATGTGTCCAACTTCAGCAATGATCAACTTGAGCACTTCGAGCAAATGAGAAAGTGCCAGATCTGTTTCCATGTGCAAGCCTTCTTTCATTTCGTTCACAGAAAGGGAGAAAATCGCAATACCTGCATCAGAGACCACAACTCCAATTAGATCCTTCATCTCATCATTTAGCTCATCGAACTTCTCCTGCTGCCCGCTAAGAAAGATAATCAGGAATCTTAGTCCCTGGTGGAGTTTTAACATTTGATCCTTCACTGGAACTAGGAAACTTGAATAAGATTCTAATAGCTCCATAAGATTGTGCAGGAGATGATCAATAAATTCAGCCACAAGATGCTTATTCTCCTTCATAGCGAAAGTGTAGGACGATCTTGATAACTTGGAAGCTGTCAAGACATTGATATAAATTTCTCGGACCTGGGGGTCAACCGGATCAATCTTCTTGTGTATCAGTTCAGAAACTTCAGGTTTCATCTCATTGTGCACTTGTTCATTATTTATCTGAAACCAATATCTACACATCAGGCTTGCAGCATTGACAGCCACATCTTCAACGTGGACCAACAGATCTTTTGATTCCTGAACCCCAACACCTCGAAGTGTCGCAAAACGAATGAAACTCTTGACGAACATTAGCTTCTCTTCAAGAATTTTCAGTACAATTCTCTGAGTTTCATCAACTTCATCTTCTTCGTAGCAAAGATACCTCAGATTCTCTGAAATGGAATCAATGAAATCCACAACTAGTTGTGAATCTCCCAGTGAGTAGTAGAGCAACAAACTGGTGATGTTGAATTCCTCAATATCTATTTCAGAAAAACACCTCATATTTTCCGCAATTTTAGCGAGCTCAGAATCGATGACACTAAGATCTGAAGCACCAGATTGATTGTATCTAACAATAGCAGAGTGAAGTCCCAGCGGTATCACCATAACTAGATCTTGAATCCTGTATGAAATACTGCTAAGTCTCAAACTGTCAGACTTAGCATCATCCCTGTTCTCCTTATCATATCCCAAACACGTACCCTGGTTACTCCTCCTCCTACACTTTCTAATATACATATCCAAGGTTTTCAATAGACGTATCCCCACCTTCAGCTTCAGGATCTCAGAATGCAACAGCCAGCTCACCTCTCTCAAAAAATTCTCTTCAAGCCAGCCCAGATAATCTAAAGCATAGTCGAAGCAACTAGCGCTACTGCTGAAGGAGATGTTCATCATGGTAATCTGCTTTTCACTCTGATGTTTGATTTCTGTCTGTTGTAGCAATTGATATTCAAGATCTGCAACTTTGTTATGATCTAACAAGAAGAAGAACAGCAGTCACACATTGCCATCAAGgatcaagattttttttatttttcaatatatCCGTGCGTGTGCACGTGGTATGTCTGGTTGATGTACATCGCAAGACTTTTCCTTCTTCCCGATAAAAAAGAAACTTTGTCAAGGGAAGATGGTACCAACAGGCATATGCTGTCGTTGACCCACCATACCAATGAGCTTCTGCCATGTGAATATGGCGGCCCCAAAGAACCAATGTGGATACGGGTTGTCCCATAGCTGTATCACTCAATTATTGCTCACTTTAATTTGTGACAAGCATGCGAATTCCTAGGAATATTGTCAAAATTGAAAATGGTCAAAAAATTGGTGTTCTGGGACAATTCTATGGGGGAGAATCAGGTCAACTCCTCATAGGGAGATAAAACGTGAAGCTGACAACAAACAATCACTGAAAATTAAGGTGTCTTTTGTAGCTGACACTATGAACTAGTCTGTAAATTGGCAACCGGCGATGTCAGTCTGAAATGGGTTGGTTGGACGGACTGCGGTGCTGTCAAATCTTGGTGGTTTTGTGGTCCACAATATTCCACGTCGCTAACTCCGCATAACTACGCGCCAGTGGGGTGAAATGGTAGGACTGAGGAA from Coffea eugenioides isolate CCC68of unplaced genomic scaffold, Ceug_1.0 ScVebR1_1309;HRSCAF=2137, whole genome shotgun sequence includes the following:
- the LOC113755217 gene encoding putative late blight resistance protein homolog R1B-16, translating into MGQPVSTLVLWGRHIHMAEAHWYGGSTTAYACWYHLPLTKFLFYREEGKVLRYHNKVADLEYQLLQQTEIKHQSEKQITMMNISFSSSASCFDYALDYLGWLEENFLREVSWLLHSEILKLKVGIRLLKTLDMYIRKCRRRSNQGTCLGYDKENRDDAKSDSLRLSSISYRIQDLVMVIPLGLHSAIVRYNQSGASDLSVIDSELAKIAENMRCFSEIDIEEFNITSLLLYYSLGDSQLVVDFIDSISENLRYLCYEEDEVDETQRIVLKILEEKLMFVKSFIRFATLRGVGVQESKDLLVHVEDVAVNAASLMCRYWFQINNEQVHNEMKPEVSELIHKKIDPVDPQVREIYINVLTASKLSRSSYTFAMKENKHLVAEFIDHLLHNLMELLESYSSFLVPVKDQMLKLHQGLRFLIIFLSGQQEKFDELNDEMKDLIGVVVSDAGIAIFSLSVNEMKEGLHMETDLALSHLLEVLKLIIAEVGHIYSAPSSSSLTFPRTNELGSLDSLLETLKELASSTAASIAFPNDQIRTILEDLVFLRSFLGNVVEQRKRNEKLQALWSRVMKVAYSVELEVDFALAGDQHEHCLDAIARDIKLVKIEAEEIYDSIRYDVETQRLTKITIHMPAQVTAPTFNEALVGLDDEVESIIDRLTRGSSQLDVVAIVGMPGLGKTTLANNVYGDTSIKFHFQILAWCTVSQVYSKHNLLLQILSVIDSNSSDQCHEMNEDDLAQTLYQRLKRKRYVIVLDDVWDIEGWNLLKHSFPDDCNGSRILLTSRFQNLSLQIKPDSQPHHLRPLTDKESFELLQKKLFAKEDYCPPALREVVQHVAKDCKGLPLTIVLVAGILATTEQDCWEEVARRLRSSIFADDEHCMKTIEHSYNYLPDYLKPCLLYFGASQEDKDIPVRKLLWLWMAEGFVQKTEGKSLEDVADDYLMDLIGRSLVMATKQRSLGGIKVCRVHDLVREFCVAKAREESFLQISHGDDHLTFIGQCNPHRLAIYPTTSQGLKKSMLFFPNLRSLLFFDVYEEAELGEIWFKLLSSKLIRVLDLGYNLAFFSEEVVVFFVHLRYLNIRLDSKAGIPSAIAKLSRLETFVIIKPRGGCILLPNTIWTIKTLRHLVVSGPFEAGFQFRIDNLEGSPDLEHLDTLTLAITSSPQSLQKILTKFPSICRLKCVHVHDRVHDGILVLDHLSRLESLKMSSFKGYEFEFPLNLRKLTLSNNRQPWSKISAIGKLPNLEVLKLGCDSFVGEKWEMQEGEFQNLRFLKLSQLDFRWWTASSDNFCCLEKLVLTMCEWLEDVPSCLGEALTLDMIEVIWCPESAVNSVKQIQQEQMDMGNKDLKIVDAARNW